A window of the Fusobacterium sp. JB019 genome harbors these coding sequences:
- the ruvX gene encoding Holliday junction resolvase RuvX: MYKKYISLDVGDVRIGVARSDIMGIVATPYEVINRKKVKSVKRIAEILKENNTKSLVVGIPKSLDGTEKRQAEKVREYIKKLKKNIEGLEIYEVDERLTTVSADRMLTDGGKKGALEKRKVVDKIAAAIILQTFLDSKR, translated from the coding sequence ATGTATAAAAAGTATATATCTTTAGATGTAGGTGATGTAAGAATAGGTGTAGCGAGATCTGATATAATGGGGATAGTCGCTACCCCTTATGAAGTTATAAATAGAAAAAAAGTTAAGTCAGTAAAAAGAATAGCAGAAATTTTAAAAGAAAATAATACAAAGTCTTTAGTTGTAGGAATTCCTAAAAGCTTAGATGGGACAGAGAAAAGACAAGCTGAAAAAGTTAGGGAATATATTAAAAAATTAAAGAAAAATATTGAAGGCTTGGAAATTTATGAAGTAGATGAAAGATTAACAACAGTTTCAGCTGATCGAATGTTAACTGATGGTGGAAAAAAAGGAGCTTTAGAAAAAAGAAAAGTTGTAGATAAAATAGCAGCAGCAATAATACTTCAAACTTTTTTAGATTCTAAAAGATAA
- the secD gene encoding protein translocase subunit SecD, whose protein sequence is MKSKIFLKLLLVITVLVGSSYLIFKEPVKLGLDLKGGVYAVLEAEPKEEGEIITNETMDSLIEVLDRRINGIGVAESVVQKAGTNRVIIELPGVKDTTEAIKVIGKTALLEFRILDGDGNLGETLLTGESLKKAQVGYGQLGEPQINFELKPEGAIKFAKITRENVGKQLAIVLDGKVQTAPVIKTEIPGGSGSISGNYTVEEAKRTAMLLNSGALPIKAEIIETRTVGASLGDESIAASLVAAKVGIALIGIFMFIFYRVPGLVADLALICFGMITFGILNFIGATLTLPGIAGLILSAGMAVDANVIIFERIKEELRFGNTVNGAIKSGFSKGFVAIFDSNVTTLIITTILFVFGTGAVKGFAVTLTIGTLASMFTAITITRVFMDILVNVFNVKNAKLFGVGGKTNASTNNKK, encoded by the coding sequence ATGAAGTCTAAAATATTTTTAAAATTATTATTGGTAATAACAGTATTGGTAGGTTCGTCATATCTAATTTTTAAAGAACCTGTCAAGTTAGGATTAGACCTTAAAGGTGGTGTTTATGCTGTTTTAGAAGCAGAGCCTAAAGAAGAAGGGGAAATTATAACTAATGAAACTATGGATAGTTTAATAGAGGTTTTAGATAGAAGAATAAATGGTATTGGAGTAGCAGAATCAGTTGTTCAAAAAGCTGGTACCAATAGAGTTATAATTGAATTACCAGGTGTAAAAGATACAACAGAAGCAATAAAAGTTATAGGAAAAACAGCATTATTAGAATTTAGAATATTAGATGGAGATGGGAACTTAGGAGAAACATTATTAACAGGGGAATCTTTAAAAAAAGCTCAAGTTGGTTATGGACAACTTGGAGAACCTCAAATAAATTTTGAATTAAAACCAGAAGGAGCAATTAAATTTGCTAAAATAACTAGAGAAAATGTAGGAAAACAACTAGCTATTGTTTTAGATGGAAAAGTTCAAACAGCTCCAGTTATAAAAACAGAAATTCCAGGTGGATCAGGAAGTATAAGTGGAAATTATACAGTGGAAGAAGCAAAAAGAACAGCCATGTTATTAAATTCAGGAGCATTACCAATAAAAGCAGAAATTATAGAAACTAGAACAGTAGGGGCATCTTTAGGAGATGAATCAATCGCAGCTAGTTTAGTTGCAGCAAAGGTTGGGATAGCTTTAATTGGAATATTTATGTTTATATTTTATAGAGTTCCTGGTTTAGTTGCAGACTTAGCATTAATTTGCTTTGGAATGATTACTTTTGGAATTCTTAATTTTATAGGAGCAACTCTTACTTTGCCAGGAATAGCAGGTCTTATATTATCTGCAGGAATGGCAGTAGATGCTAATGTAATTATTTTCGAAAGAATAAAGGAAGAACTTAGATTTGGAAATACTGTTAATGGAGCAATAAAATCTGGATTTAGTAAAGGATTTGTAGCAATATTTGATTCCAATGTAACAACATTAATAATAACTACAATATTATTTGTATTTGGTACAGGGGCAGTAAAAGGATTTGCTGTAACTTTAACAATAGGAACTCTTGCATCAATGTTTACAGCTATAACAATAACAAGAGTATTTATGGATATACTTGTAAACGTTTTTAATGTAAAAAATGCTAAACTATTTGGAGTAGGAGGGAAGACTAATGCAAGTACAAATAATAAAAAATAG